A genomic region of Maridesulfovibrio bastinii DSM 16055 contains the following coding sequences:
- the hisI gene encoding phosphoribosyl-AMP cyclohydrolase: MIKPDFEKMKGLVPAIAQDAETGEVLMMAYMNEESWNKTIETGEAHYWSRSRQTLWHKGGTSGHVQKIKSIRIDCDDDTLVLLIEQIGGAACHKGYRSCFYRELKDGKVTECSPVVFDPKEVYK; the protein is encoded by the coding sequence ATGATCAAGCCGGATTTTGAAAAAATGAAAGGACTTGTCCCGGCAATCGCGCAGGATGCCGAAACTGGAGAAGTACTGATGATGGCCTACATGAACGAAGAGTCATGGAATAAAACCATTGAAACCGGTGAAGCCCATTATTGGAGCAGAAGCAGGCAGACTCTCTGGCATAAAGGCGGAACTTCAGGTCATGTCCAGAAGATAAAATCCATCCGCATTGACTGCGATGATGATACATTGGTTCTGCTCATTGAGCAGATCGGCGGAGCCGCTTGCCACAAAGGTTACAGAAGCTGCTTTTATCGTGAACTTAAAGACGGCAAAGTAACTGAATGTTCCCCAGTCGTTTTTGATCCCAAGGAGGTCTACAAATAA
- a CDS encoding Fur family transcriptional regulator: MKPAQIVFTDFLAKQKLKMTPQRKLILEIFLREEGHLSSEELYNIIREEDPSIGQATVYRTLKLLAESGIAKAVDFNDGVLRYEHKYGHEHHDHLVCEHCGKTIEALDPEIEHLQEKLANKHGFALTHHEMYLFGVCKECKEKGE; encoded by the coding sequence ATGAAGCCTGCACAGATAGTATTTACAGATTTTCTGGCAAAGCAGAAACTTAAAATGACCCCTCAGAGAAAACTCATTCTTGAGATTTTTCTGCGTGAGGAAGGTCATTTGTCATCTGAAGAGCTATACAACATAATCCGTGAAGAAGATCCTTCCATCGGACAGGCTACTGTTTACCGTACCCTCAAACTTCTTGCTGAATCAGGCATTGCCAAAGCTGTTGATTTCAACGACGGCGTGCTTCGTTACGAGCATAAATACGGCCATGAGCATCACGATCATCTGGTCTGTGAGCATTGCGGCAAAACCATTGAAGCTCTTGATCCTGAAATTGAACATCTTCAGGAAAAACTGGCTAACAAGCATGGTTTCGCTCTCACACATCATGAAATGTATCTCTTCGGCGTATGCAAGGAGTGTAAGGAAAAAGGAGAATAA
- the nhaA gene encoding Na+/H+ antiporter NhaA codes for MSEDTNSKNLEPVLPIEKILQPFNDFIRIESSGGIVLILSTILALVWANSPWGGLYESFKNMTVTIGAGDFVLSKPAVLWINDGLMAIFFFLVGLEIKREVLVGELNSLKHAMLPIFAAVGGMVAPALFYALFNHGTSSAGGWGIPMATDIAFSLGILSLLGKRAPLSLKIFLTAVAIVDDIGAILVIAIFYSSGISLYLIGFAIFLLVVMFVMNKLGVRSPIPYVILGGLMWLAFLKSGIHATVAGVLAAMAIPARSEICCNNFLVSARDSLGEYEMSGGSGDTVLSNKRMLSALGDLHNTVLLASPPLKRIEHNLHYWVAFGIMPIFALANAGIDFTPDNGTAINLFHPVSFGIICGLILGKVVGICLASFIAVKSGAAEMPSGMVPGHFFGASLLAGIGFTMSIFITTLAWDDSSEFIATAKLSILLASAIAGLAGFLVLRTCRLSVGCSIDN; via the coding sequence ATGAGTGAAGATACAAATTCCAAAAATCTTGAACCTGTTTTGCCGATTGAAAAAATTCTTCAGCCGTTTAATGATTTTATAAGAATCGAATCCTCAGGTGGAATCGTGCTTATTTTGAGTACTATTCTGGCTCTTGTCTGGGCTAATTCCCCCTGGGGAGGTCTTTACGAGTCATTCAAGAATATGACTGTAACAATCGGAGCCGGTGATTTTGTCCTCAGCAAACCAGCTGTGTTGTGGATAAATGACGGTTTGATGGCTATTTTCTTTTTTCTGGTAGGGCTTGAGATCAAGCGTGAAGTCCTTGTCGGCGAACTCAATTCACTGAAGCATGCGATGCTGCCTATATTTGCTGCTGTCGGTGGAATGGTAGCTCCAGCACTTTTTTATGCGCTTTTCAATCATGGAACTTCATCCGCTGGCGGCTGGGGAATCCCCATGGCCACTGATATCGCTTTCAGTCTTGGTATTTTATCTCTTCTTGGAAAACGTGCTCCGCTCAGCCTTAAAATTTTTCTGACAGCTGTGGCTATTGTCGATGATATTGGTGCAATTCTGGTAATTGCTATTTTTTATTCATCAGGTATTTCGTTGTATCTCATTGGTTTTGCGATATTTCTGCTGGTAGTGATGTTCGTAATGAACAAGCTGGGTGTTCGTTCCCCAATTCCGTATGTCATTCTGGGCGGCCTGATGTGGCTCGCTTTTCTGAAAAGCGGTATCCATGCGACTGTAGCAGGTGTTCTTGCTGCTATGGCTATTCCTGCACGTTCTGAAATATGCTGTAATAATTTTCTGGTTTCAGCGCGTGATTCACTGGGTGAGTATGAAATGTCCGGTGGTTCAGGAGATACTGTCCTTTCCAATAAAAGAATGCTGTCTGCTCTCGGTGATCTGCATAACACTGTTCTGCTGGCATCGCCTCCACTGAAAAGAATTGAACACAACCTACATTACTGGGTGGCTTTCGGCATTATGCCGATCTTTGCTCTTGCCAATGCGGGGATTGATTTTACCCCGGATAATGGAACAGCAATTAATCTTTTTCATCCTGTCAGTTTTGGTATTATCTGCGGCCTTATTCTGGGTAAAGTTGTCGGAATATGCCTCGCCAGTTTTATTGCCGTTAAAAGCGGAGCGGCCGAGATGCCTTCGGGAATGGTTCCGGGGCACTTTTTCGGAGCCAGTCTGCTCGCTGGAATCGGTTTTACCATGTCGATTTTTATAACCACACTGGCGTGGGATGACAGTTCTGAATTTATAGCAACCGCAAAACTTAGTATTTTGCTTGCCTCTGCAATAGCGGGTCTTGCCGGATTTCTTGTATTAAGAACATGCAGGCTGTCAGTTGGATGTTCTATTGATAATTAA
- a CDS encoding sensor histidine kinase — protein sequence MSECLDLLEEIESLKNKLARKSEDLDFCERRFRKIVEHTPSGVCITDENGIFEYVNPAYCKIYGYEANDLLGKSFLMIVPEKNRHFMEELHRKYIDGEEEVQGEWEVVDSKGQIKNIIADASMLTDGDGKKYKATFIVDITSRRRIEELRKDVERMTRHDLRSPLSSLIHLPELMRDLGPLTAEQSDLMELVRLSGKRMLNMLSMSMELFKMEEGAYAPDLKEFNLIDLLKRVFYEVTMNMSIDSSSCVLENGDCLIIRADENLIESLFYNLVTNAFEASESLPDKEPVKVRINCNEKEVIVDILNRGEVPPEVRETFFDKYVTSGKKKGTGIGTYMASMAAEVHGGKISLNSSVPGFTLVSVTLPRTED from the coding sequence ATGTCTGAATGCTTAGATTTGCTTGAAGAAATAGAGTCCCTCAAAAATAAGCTTGCCCGAAAAAGCGAGGATCTTGATTTCTGCGAAAGGCGTTTTCGTAAAATAGTTGAGCATACCCCGAGCGGGGTGTGTATTACTGATGAAAATGGTATTTTTGAATATGTTAACCCTGCTTACTGCAAGATTTACGGCTATGAGGCTAACGACCTTTTAGGCAAGTCATTTTTGATGATTGTTCCTGAAAAGAATAGACATTTTATGGAAGAACTTCACCGGAAATATATTGACGGGGAAGAAGAAGTTCAGGGTGAATGGGAAGTTGTTGATTCGAAGGGGCAGATAAAAAATATTATTGCCGATGCATCAATGCTTACTGATGGTGACGGGAAAAAATATAAAGCAACCTTCATTGTTGATATCACCAGCAGGCGCAGAATTGAAGAACTCAGAAAAGACGTTGAGCGTATGACACGGCACGATCTGCGAAGCCCTCTTTCTTCATTGATTCATCTGCCTGAGCTGATGAGAGATTTGGGACCGCTCACAGCTGAACAGAGTGATCTGATGGAACTTGTCAGGCTATCAGGCAAAAGGATGCTCAACATGCTGAGTATGTCGATGGAGCTGTTTAAGATGGAAGAGGGGGCTTATGCTCCTGATCTTAAAGAATTTAATCTTATCGATTTGTTAAAAAGGGTTTTTTATGAAGTGACCATGAATATGAGTATTGATAGCTCATCCTGCGTTTTAGAAAATGGAGATTGCCTGATTATCAGGGCGGATGAGAATCTCATAGAGTCTTTATTTTATAATCTGGTTACCAATGCTTTTGAGGCCTCGGAATCACTTCCGGATAAAGAACCGGTGAAAGTCCGTATTAATTGTAATGAAAAAGAAGTGATTGTAGATATTTTGAACAGAGGGGAAGTTCCGCCTGAAGTCAGGGAGACCTTTTTTGATAAATATGTGACCTCTGGCAAGAAAAAGGGAACAGGAATAGGTACTTATATGGCCTCCATGGCCGCAGAAGTTCACGGGGGAAAGATCAGCCTTAATTCTTCTGTTCCCGGATTTACACTGGTTTCAGTTACCCTGCCGCGAACAGAGGATTAA
- a CDS encoding metalloregulator ArsR/SmtB family transcription factor, with amino-acid sequence MPRTVAKSQLNEVFATVAKGLAHANRVELVELLSQGERDVDSLAQASNMSVANTSHHLKILRQCGLIYSRQEGQRVIYFLSDNKVISLMIHLHHVAIKNLPELNRLLSETLPSNAPLENIAAEKFDELVSSENILIFDLRPQTEYDSGHIPGAVSATTDSIKDIPDCSDKKMCAVYCRSTFCPSPYIAAGILAEKGYRVFNLEGGFPAWRLAGNEITVTLKN; translated from the coding sequence ATGCCAAGAACTGTAGCTAAATCACAACTTAATGAAGTCTTTGCAACCGTGGCCAAAGGACTTGCCCACGCGAACCGGGTGGAGCTGGTGGAACTGCTTTCACAGGGAGAAAGAGATGTTGATTCACTGGCACAGGCCAGCAATATGTCTGTAGCCAATACCTCCCATCATCTTAAAATATTACGGCAGTGCGGACTTATTTACAGCAGGCAGGAAGGTCAGCGGGTTATTTATTTTCTTTCAGACAACAAGGTAATTTCACTCATGATTCATTTACACCATGTTGCTATAAAAAATCTTCCTGAACTTAACCGGCTGCTGTCTGAAACTCTCCCTTCCAATGCGCCACTTGAAAATATTGCTGCTGAAAAATTTGATGAACTTGTTTCTTCAGAAAATATTTTAATTTTCGACCTGCGCCCGCAGACGGAATATGATTCAGGACATATTCCCGGAGCGGTTTCAGCAACAACAGATTCTATTAAAGATATCCCGGACTGCTCAGATAAAAAAATGTGTGCTGTTTACTGCCGCAGCACCTTCTGCCCTTCTCCTTATATTGCTGCGGGAATACTCGCAGAAAAAGGCTACAGGGTCTTCAATCTTGAAGGCGGTTTTCCGGCATGGAGACTGGCAGGAAATGAAATAACCGTCACCTTGAAAAATTAA
- a CDS encoding SLC13 family permease yields MHNKLRSAGLIIAACLILAIEIYMSGYSWQSRVVAGSVVFLICCWGFQIISEGTAAILFFLTLAASNAVEPAVIFSGFTTPAFWLVFSGLIIGKAIRESGLSRRLASIFPVTDKTTYRSLLAKIICGGLIFSFFIPSAMGRIVILTPILIGLAKDCGFTARDKGYAGIVLAGILGTYMPPFAILPANLPNIVFAGSAKAIYDYDIGYMHYLLVNFPVLGLLKGICIWAVLCFFFPSNLDCQDIKIKNDNWSIREKGTIAVLLAALALWMLDSIHGISPGWISMGAAIILLLPLRGWFGRELLGGLKIETLLFVACAIGLGNIIKSVDLSSILIKHLLQVMPFNQDGGIINLPPLLALFMSTGLFTSMPSIPSIMVPLIKDLAVAGNMPLHTVLMLLVPAFSTIIFPYQAPPLVVGNQTAELPYRSILITCLTLALITVFILFPLDLLWWKVIGINITAS; encoded by the coding sequence ATGCATAATAAATTACGCTCGGCAGGGCTGATCATTGCTGCATGTCTCATTTTAGCTATTGAAATATATATGAGCGGCTATTCATGGCAGTCCAGAGTTGTCGCAGGATCAGTTGTTTTTCTGATCTGCTGCTGGGGATTTCAAATTATTTCCGAAGGCACTGCGGCAATACTATTTTTTCTGACTCTTGCAGCCAGTAATGCGGTTGAACCTGCGGTAATATTCAGCGGTTTCACCACTCCTGCATTCTGGCTGGTATTTTCAGGACTGATAATAGGCAAAGCTATCCGTGAATCAGGGCTTAGTCGGAGACTTGCTTCAATTTTTCCAGTTACGGACAAAACAACATACCGCTCACTGCTGGCAAAAATTATCTGCGGCGGACTTATATTTTCATTCTTCATCCCGTCGGCAATGGGAAGAATTGTAATACTCACCCCAATTCTTATTGGTCTGGCAAAAGACTGCGGTTTCACGGCAAGGGACAAAGGATACGCAGGCATAGTCCTTGCCGGGATTCTGGGGACATACATGCCTCCATTTGCCATACTTCCGGCAAATCTGCCTAATATCGTTTTTGCGGGATCAGCCAAAGCCATTTATGATTATGACATAGGCTATATGCACTATCTGCTGGTAAACTTTCCTGTTCTGGGACTTCTGAAAGGCATCTGCATCTGGGCTGTGTTATGCTTTTTCTTTCCTTCAAATCTCGATTGTCAGGATATCAAAATAAAAAATGACAACTGGAGCATCCGCGAAAAAGGGACCATTGCCGTCCTGCTCGCTGCACTGGCATTATGGATGCTTGATTCAATCCATGGAATATCACCGGGCTGGATCAGCATGGGTGCGGCTATCATTCTGCTGCTGCCTCTGCGGGGCTGGTTCGGCAGAGAACTGCTGGGGGGATTAAAAATTGAGACCCTGCTGTTTGTGGCCTGTGCTATCGGGTTGGGGAATATAATAAAATCAGTTGATTTAAGCTCGATACTCATCAAGCACCTTTTGCAGGTAATGCCATTCAATCAGGACGGCGGAATTATTAACCTGCCACCCCTGCTGGCCCTGTTCATGTCCACAGGACTGTTCACCTCCATGCCGAGCATCCCTTCTATCATGGTGCCTCTGATCAAAGATCTGGCTGTAGCCGGAAATATGCCCCTCCATACTGTTCTAATGCTGCTGGTTCCGGCATTTTCCACGATTATTTTTCCTTATCAGGCTCCGCCTCTAGTTGTGGGAAACCAGACAGCAGAGCTTCCTTACCGTTCAATTTTAATTACATGTCTTACTCTGGCGCTGATAACTGTTTTTATTCTCTTTCCGCTCGATCTGTTATGGTGGAAAGTTATTGGAATTAATATTACTGCCAGCTGA